The sequence TGAGCCGCGTGCGGCCGACGCGCGCGGCGATCGCCACGAGCACCGGGCCCTCCCGCACGACGACGGGCTCGAACGACACCGGGTCGACCAGCGCCACGTACTCGGGCTCGACGCCTGCGCCGGCAAGCACGGCCCGCGCCTCGGCACGCAGCGCCGCGGTATCGGTGACACCGGCGGCCGCGGCATCCGTCACCGCCGACAGCGCCCGCGGAATCGCGATCGCCCGGGCACGCTCGTCGGGTGCAAGACGCGCGTTGCGGCTCGAACGCGCGAGGCCGTCATCATCGCGAGACGTCGGGCACACGACCACGCGCACCGGGATCGAGAGGTCCGCCACGAGGCGGCGGACCACCGCGACCTGCTGGGCGTCCTTCGCGCCGAAGTACGCCGAATCGGGCAGCACCGACAGCAGCAGCTTGCACACCACCGTGGCGACGCCGTCGAAGTGCGCCCTGCCGCGCTGCGCGCCCTCGAGCGTCTCGGCGACCGGGCCGCTGACGCTCACCACGGTCGAGAACCCGCGCGGGTACATCTCGGCGGCGTCGGGCGCGAAGACGACGTCGACGCCGGCGCCCTCGGCGACGGCCAGATCGGCCGCCTCGGTGCGCGGGTAGGCGGCGAGGTCGGACTGCTCGTCGAACTGTGTCGGGTTCACGAAGATCGAGAGCACGAGGGTGTCGTTGCCGCCACGGGCGGCACGCAGCAGCGACACGTGCCCCTCGTGCAGCGCGCCCATGGTCGGGACGAAGCCGATCGTGCCGGTGCGGCGGTCGCGCAGCGCGGCACGCAGGTCGGCGACCGTGCGGACGACGATCATGACGGCACCTCCGACCGAGTCTCGTCCGCGCCCGCGCGCGACGCCGGACGCGCGGCCAGCTCTCGCGTCGCTGCGGCGAGCGCGTCGAACAGTCCCAGCCGGTCGGGCGTGCGTTCGGCCACGGCTGCGCGCTGGCGCGCGACCGTGGCCTCGTCGCCGCGCGCGATCGGACCCGTCAGCGAGGCCGCGGCGCCGTCGCGCTGCCAGTTGTCGACCGTCGCCCGGACCAGCGTCGCGAAGGCATCGCGCCTCACGCCCGCCGAGGCCGCGAGGTCCTCGGCGAACGACTCGAGCGTCAGCAGGAAGTTCGACGCGATCGACGCGGCCGCGTGATAGGCAGCGCGGTCGTCGTCTGCGACCTCGAAGGGCCGCATCCCCACTGCGCGGGCGAGTGCGGTCGCGGCGGCAAGGGCGCGGTCGCTCGACCCCGCCACCGCCGCCGGCAGGCCGTCGAACGCGGCGCCGGCCCCGGTGATGGTCGTGAGGGGATGGATGCTGAACCCGTCGTGCTCCGCGAGCGGCTCGAGTGTCGTGGCGCCCGAGAAATGGCCGACGAGGGTCGCCGGAGCGACGAGCGCGGCGGCCGCCGCGATCTCGGCATCCGGGACCGCCAGCAGGACGACGGCCTCGCCGTGGGTGCTCGCGTCACGCCTGAGGGGTCCGCACACCTCGATGCCGGCATCCGTCAGCGCGGCGGCGACGGCCCGGCCGACGCGGCCGTCCCCGACGATCGCGACGCGCTCGATCGTCGCCTCTCGCCCCTCGGCGCGCGCCGAGTGAGGATCGCGATCCGGCATCGTCGTCGTCTCCTGTCGTGCGCGGCTATGACGGCCCCGTACGAAACTACCCTGTGCACGCGGCACGGCCCCCACGGGAGGATCCCGTGGGGGCCGTGCACCGCGGCAGGCTAGGCGTGCTGCGGCAGCTTGTACGCGATGTTCACGCGCTCGATCGTGCCGTCGAACGCGAACGGCATCTTGTCGACATAGGCGCGAGAGACGGCGCCGCCGTACGCGCGGCCGATGTCGAGGCAGTCGTTCGCCGAGAACAGCAGCGGGGCGCTGACCGGGACGACACCCGAGGCCACCTCGTCGCCGTTCACGCGCAGCGTCACGTTCAGCGGACCGCCCGGCTTCGGCTCGACGTACGTCGTCTCGATCTCGATCTGCACGTCGCCCGCCGGGAGCGGGGCGGATGCCTCGATCTTGGTCCGCTGCACGAGGAACAGGTTGTACTCGTACTTGAGGACGCCGTCCTCAACGAAAGCCGTGAGACCACCGCCGGCGCCGCCGAGCTTGTAGAGCACGCCGTTCGCGCTCTCGCCCACGTTCGCCTGGATCGTCACGACGTTCGGCTTGTTTCCGAGCGCCGGCGCACAGAACTCGGGCACCCGCACCGTGTCGCCGCCCATCTCCCACTGGGTGTACGGCACCGAGATGCGGTACTCGGGGTGGTAGACGGGCACCCACAGGCCGGCGCCGACCGGGAGCACCTCGTTCTTCGCGGCCTCCATCGCGAAGAGCTCCTTCATCTCGGCGAGCTTCTCGGGGTTCTCCGCGGCGAGGTCGTGCGCCTGGCTCCAGTCCTCGTCGAGGTTGTAGAGCTCCCACTTGTCGGCGTCGGGCGTCCACGTCGCGATCCCGGGGGGCACCCCGGGCACCCACGGCAGTCGCGGACCGGTCGTCGACGCCATCCACCCGTCGGCGTAGATGGAGCGGCTCGCCATGATCTCGAAGTACTGCGTGCGGTGACGGCCCTCGGCCGTGGCATCCTCGACGGCGTAGGCGAAGCTCGTCCCGTCGATCGGATCCTGGTGGATGCCGTTGACCTCTTCGGGGTGCGAGATGCCGAGGACCTCGTAGATCGTCGGCGCCAGATCGATCACGTGGTGGAACTGCGTGCGAGGCTCCGGGTCGTGCTCGATGTGCCCCGGCCAGCGCAGGAACATCGGGTTGCGCGTGCCGCCCAGGTGCGAGGCCATGAGCTTCATGCCCTGGTACGGCGACGAACCGGCCCAGGCCCACGCGGCGTGGTACTGGTTGTCGGTCGCGGGAGTGCCGAGCGCGTCCAGACCGCCGAGCTCCTCGAGCGCAGCGATGTGCTGGTCGATCGTGGTCGGGATCATGTTCTGCGCGAGCAGCTCGCTGATGGTGCCGTTCTGTCCCTCACCCGACGAGCCGTTGTCGCCCCAGATGTAGACGACGAGCGTGTTGTCGGCGTAGCCGAGCTCGTCGAGCGTGTCGACCAGGCGGCCCGCCTGCACGTCGGCGTGCTCGCCGAAGCCCGCGCACACCTCCATGAGACGCGCCTGGAACGGCTTCTGGTGGTCGGGGATGTCGTCCCAGCCCTGCAGGCTCTCGGGACGCGGCGTCAGCACGGCGTCCTGCGGCACCCATCCGGCGGCCTTGGCGCCCTCGAGCGCCCGCTCGCGGTAGACGTCCCAGCCGTCGTCGAAGGTGCCCTTGTACTTGTCGGACCACTCCTTCATGATGTGGTGCGGCCCGTGGATGGCGCCGGTGGCCCAGTACATGAAGAACGGCTTGTCAGGCGTGAGCGCCTTGTGGTTGCGCAGCCACCCGATCGCGTCGTCGGCGATGTCCTCGCTCAGGTGGTAGCCCTCTTCGGGCGACTTGGGCGGCAGCACCGACGTCGTGTTGCGCACCAGGTTGGGCTCGTACTGCGAGGCCTCGCCGGCGAGGAAGCCGTAGAAGTACTCGAAGCCGTACCCGGTGGGCCAGCGGTCGAAGGGGCCGGCCTTCGTCGTCTCCTCGGCGGGGGTGTTGTGCCACTTGCCCCACGCGCCGGTCGAGTAGCCGTAGTTGCGCAGCACCTCGGCGATCGTGGCGCTCGTCTTGGGGATGTGGCCCGAGTAGCCGTCCCAGTCGTTCGCCAGCTCGGCGATCTGCCCCTGGCCGATGCGGTGGTGATTGCGCCCGGTGAGCAGCGACCCGCGGGTCGGCGAGCACATCGCGGTCGTGTGGAACCGGTTGAAGCCGATGCCTTCGCCGCGGAGGCGCTCGAGGGTGGGCGTCGCGACCGCTCCGCCGAGCGGCGCCGGCAGCGCGGGGCCGGCGTCGTCGATGAGGATGACGAGGATGTTGGGCGCGCCTTCGTTCAGATGACTCTCCGGCGGCAGCGGCGAGTACGTGGACTCGCCGAGGGTGCGCCCGGCGAAGCTCCCCGAGGGCTTCGGCGGGAACGGGAGCGTCCGCGCCGGCGGCAGCGGCGCTCCCACGATCGAATTCGAAGTTCCGTCCGGCATGCGCGTCTCCTGTCGTCCTCTGCTCCGGGTCCCCCGAGCAGGCCGCCACACGGCCTGGATTCGCCCTCGACGAGAACGTCGAGGTCCCGACCGCGCTGCGGCCACGATATCGCCGCGCGCGAAACAGCGGCATCGTGCGAATCGCGTGAAGCGCTCCACGCCTCCGGCGACGGGCCGCCACGGGCCCTGCGACGCGTCGATACCATCACGTATCACGCGATCTGCATGGTGCGCGGACACCGCTCGAAGTGGTCTGCTCGGTGCATGACGGCGCGATCCGACCGCAACGGCGGCGAGGTCGACGCGATGGAACTCCTTCGGCGCTTCTGCATCGACGATCCACGCGTCGAAGGCACATCGGGAGGGGCATGGGCGCAGGCCCTCGATTCGCGCACGGCTGCCCTGGTGCGGCTCGGCGCGCTCATCACGGCATCCGCTCCCACGGCATCGATGCGGTCCGCCGTCGACGACGCGATCACGGCAGGTGTCTCGGTCGGCGAGATCATCGGAGTGCTCGACGGAATGGTCGCGATCGCAGGGCTGCCGCGCGTCGTCGCGGCCGCGCCGCGCATCGCCGCGGCCCTGGGCTACGACGAGGAGCTCAGCCCGGACGACCTGTGACCGGGCGCCAGCTCAGCCGCCGAGGAGCCCGAGCGAGATCGACCGCTCGACGGCGGCGCCACGCGTGGTGACGCCCAGCTTGCGGTAGATCGAGCCGACCTCCGAGCTCACCGTGTTGCGCGAGATGAACAGCCGCTGGCCGATCTCGGCGATGGTCAGATGCGTCTGCAGGTACGGCAGCAGCCGCAGCTCGGCGGGAGTGAGCGGCACCGAACCGCCGGCCGAGGGCTGCCCCTGCATCGACGTCCGGAACTCCTCGACCTGCGTCGACAACGCACCGACGTCCGGGCGCTTGTGCAGCAGATCGTCGATCTCGCGCAGCAGATGCCACGCCGCCGAGCGATCGCCGGATGCGACGTGCGCCTTGGCGAGCTGGAGGCGCACGCTCACCGAGAGGTACGGCAGCAGGTGGGTGCACCCGACGCGCGCACGCATGCCCCGCGCGAGCAGTCGCTCCCCGGTCTCGCGATCGCCCTCGCGGATCGCGACGCGCGCCGCGACGGCGAGCGCCAGGGCCGTCGTCGCGTAGCCGTCCATGTGGCTCGCGTCGATCATGGCGACTCCCCGCCGGGCGTGCGTACCGGCGAGAGACCAGTCGCCGCGGTCGATGGCGAGGAGGGCGAGCTCGGGTTCGCTGAGGATGACCGTGTCGGGATTGCCCATCACGGTCGCCACCTCCACGGCCTCCTCGAACGCGGCGCGGGCTCCGGCGGCGTCGTCCGCGAGGAGACGCACGGACCCCCACAGATGCAGGGCCTGGTCGCGCCACGGGCTCGAGGCGGGCTCGTGCTCGATCGCGTACGAGGCATCCTCCGCCGCGCTCTCGTACCCGTCGACGCACATCGCGGCGCGCACCATCGCGCGAGCCGACTCGAACAGCACGCGGTCCGCGTCGGGGAAGCCGCTCGCGTCGATGTCGTCGAGCGCGCGCGCCCAGCGTTCGCCCGCCGCCACGTCGCCGAGCAGCACGGCCGTCCACGTGATCGACACCACCAGGGCGGGACTGGCGCGCACGACGTCCTCACCGAGCACCGTGAACCACCGGCGCACCGTGGAGACCTGGCCCTGCCCGTAGAGGGAGAGCGCGAGATCGGCGATGCGCTCGGCTGCGGCCTCGGTCTCGCCCGCCTGCAGCAGGTGCTCCACCGCCACGGCCGGCGCGCCGTGCTCCTCGTGCCACGCCGCCGCCTGCCGGTGCAGCGCCGCCACCGCGCCGGCCCCCTCGGCCCGTTCCAGGTCGGTCTGCAGGAACTCGCGGAAGAGCGCGTGGTAGCGGAACAGCCCGCGGTTGCGGTCCATCGGGATGAGGAAGAGGTTCGCGATCTCGACCTCGTGCAGACGCGCTCGCGAGTCCTCGATGCCGAGCACGGCATTGCACGCCGACGGCGACATCGCGTCCAGCACCGAGGTCCGTCGCAGGAAGTCCTGCATGTCGGCGGGAAGCCGTTCCAGGCACTCGCGGTACAGATAGTCCGCGAGATAGCGATCGTCGCCGGTGACGGATGCCGCGTCCCCGCCGCTGCGGGCGACCAGCGCGCAGAGGTACAGGCCGGTGGGCCAGCCCTCGCACTTCTCGAGGATGCTCTCGAGCTCGGCATCATCGACGCGTTCGACACCGGCCCGGTCGAAGATCGCCCGCGCTCCGGCGTGATCGAGCGACAGGTCGGCCACGCCCACCTCCCAGACCTCGCCCGCCGCGCGCAGGCGGGCGAGCAGGGGCGCTTCGCTGCGGCTCGCCACCACGATCTGAGAGCCGCGCGGCACGCGCGCGAGCAGCACCTCGAGCACGTCCTGGCAGTCCGCCGAGGACGCGCGGTGCAGGTCGTCGATGAACAGCACGAAGTCCGAGGGAGCGGCGGCCAGCGCCGCCGCGAGGAGGGGCGCCGCGCGGCCCAGCGCCGAGGCTCCGATGCCCCGCATGTCGGCGACGACGGATGCCGCGGCCGGCGACAGCGGCGAGCTCGCGGCGGCGATCGCCGACAGCAGCGAGGCCGGGTCGTCGTCGGTCCGGTCCAGCGAGACCCAGGCGACGTTCCGGGACTCTCGGGCTGCCCATTCGGCGAGCATCGTCGACTTGCCGTAGCCGGCGGGAGCGGTGACCGCCACGATCCGCGCCCCGCTCGCGCGGGCACCCTCGATCAGCCGGTGCCTGCTGACAGCACCATCCTGTACGGGTGGGATGTGGGTCTTGCTGCCGAGAAGCACCGCTTGGAGGTCCGGTCCCCCCAGGACCGTTTCGCGGGGCACGTGGGCATCCTAGCGCTGGATGGTGTCGCTCGGGCGCACCCCCGAACCTCCTGCGTTCCCCTGCCACTTCCAGGATAACGGGGGCAGGGGGCCTTGCGGCAAGGCCCCCTCGACGGCGCATACTTGTCGGTCGCGACGCGCCGCACGTCGCGATGATGTCAGGAGCCGATGCCGTGAATCCCGTCGAGACCAGCCCTTTCCATCTGCCCGAACGCCTCGCTGAGAAGGCCGACCCCGCTCTCATCAGCGATGACGAGCGCCACTTCACCGCCGTCGCCGAGGCACTCGACCGCTCCATCGCGGCGCTCACCGCGCGTCTCGACGACGTCCGGCGCCAGGCCGGCGGCCGCGGTCAAGCAGCCCTCGACCGCGATCTCGAGGTGCACCGGCTGTCGGCGCGGCTGCGCGCGCTGCGCCGCTTCTCGCTCGATGCGTGTCTGGGGCGCATGGTGCCTGCCGACGGCTCCGCGCCGATCTACATCGGACGCTTCGGCCTCAGCGCCGATCCGGGCGACGGGCTCGACGCCGAGGCAGCACACCGGCGACTCCTCGTGGACTGGCGCACACCGGCTGCCGAGCCGTTCTTCGCCGCGACCCACGCGAACCCGATGGGGCTCGCGAGCCGGCGACGGTATCGCTGGACCGGCGGTCGGGTGACCGACTACTGGGACGAGGCTTTCACCCTCGAAGGGCTCGAGCGCGGCGCCGCGCTCGACGATCAGTCCGCGTTCATCGCGAGCCTCGGCGCGAGCCGATCCCCGCGCATGCGTGACGTGCTGGGGACGATCCAGGCCGATCAGGACGCCATCATCCGGGCGGACTCGCGCGGTGCCCTCGTCGTCGACGGCGGGCCCGGCACCGGCAAGACGGTGGTCGCGCTGCATCGCGCGGCGTACCTCGTGTACTCCGACCCGCGACTGGGCACCGGTCGCGGCGGCGTCCTGTTCGTCGGGCCGAGTCCTGCGTACCTGTCCTACGTCGAGGACGTCCTGCCGAGCCTCGGCGAGGAGTCGGTGCAGACGTGCACGCTGCGCGATCTCGTGGCCGAGGGGGCGCAAGCGCTCCCCGAGCCCGATCCGGCGGTCGCGCGGCTCAAGTCCGATACGCGACTGGTCGAGGCGATCGAGCCGGCCGTCGCCCTCTACGAGGAGCCGCCCGCACAGGCGCTGCTCGTCGAGACGCCGTGGGCCGACCTGTGGCTGAGCCCCGACGACTGGGCCGAGGCGTTCGCCTCGGCCGAGCCGGGAACCCCGCACAACGAGGCGCGCGACCAGATCTGGGAGACCGTGCTCGACATCCTCGTCGACCAGGTCGACCCCGACGAGGTGCCGCCGCACCAGCTGCGCCGGGCGCTCGCAGGCCACGACGAGCTGACGCGCGCTTTCGCGAAGGCATGGCCGCTGGTCGAGGCATCCGTCGTCGTCGCCGACCTCTGGTCGCTGCCGGCGTATCTGCGGCGCTGCGCGCCGTGGCTCACCGCCGGCGAGGTGGCGGCGCTGCAGCGGGCCGTCCCCGACGCGTGGACCGTGTCGGACCTGCCGCTGCTCGACGCCGCGCGCACCCGCCTCGGCGACCCCGAGGCGTCGCGACGGAGGAGGCGACGCGAGGCGACGCTCGCCGCGGAGCGCGCCTACATGGCGCAGGTGGTGGACCGGCTCAAAGAGGCGGGCGACGAGATGATGCAGTGGCTCGACGGAGAGGATCTGCGCAACAGCCTCGTCGACGAGGCGGTGGTCGCGACGCTCGACCCCGACCTGCTCGCCGGCCCGTTCGCCCACATCATCGTCGACGAGGCGCAGGAGCTCACCGACGCCGACTGGCGGATGCTGCTGTCGCGGTGCCCGTCGCGCAGCTTCACGATCGTCGGCGACCGCGCCCAGGCACGGCACGGATTCGGCGAGTCGTGGCAGGAACGGCTCGAGCGCGCCGGCCTCGCGGACGTCTCGATCGCGTCGCTGAGCGTCAACTACCGGACGCCCAGCGAGGTGATGACCGAGGCGGAGCCGGTGATCCGTGCCGCGATCCCCGACGCGAACGTGCCCCTCTCGATCCGGTCGAGCGGCGTACCGGTGCGGCACGCCCTCGTCTCCGAGCGCGACAGCGTCGTCGACGAGTGGCTCGCCGCTCACCCCGACGGCACGGCGGTCGTGATCGGCGACCCCTCGTTCGAGCCGCGCGACCGCGTGCGCTCGCTCACCCCGGAACTGGCGAAGGGACTCGAGTTCGACCTCGTCGTGCTCGTGGAGCCCGAGCGCTTCGGCGACGGCATCGAAGGGGCCGTCGACCGGTACGTCGCGATGACCCGGGCGACCGAGCGCCTCGTCGTCCTGCACTCCGGGGCACCGGCGCAGGGCGCCGCTGCGTAGCCCTTTCGCGGACGCGCTGCAACCCCGTGTGCCACTGGGAGGGCGAGGGGTAGGACTGGACGTGTGAAGAGGATCATCTACGCGGGCAGCGAGTTTCTGACGGGGGACGAGATCGCCATCGCGCTGTTGCGATACAGCGCGGCATTGGCGGAAGTCGGGGAAGCCGAGACCGTGACGATTCCCGCTCTCGACGAGGACGGCGCGATCGGCTCCGTCGACATGCTGGTCGGACCGGCCAGTCAGATCGTGGCGGTTCCGGCCGCGCGAGGCGTGACGGAGCTGGTCGATCCCGGCGTGCTGGCGGAACTGGATGCGCGCACGCGGCGCCTGCACCCGGTGGCCGTGGTCGATCCGGCGCCCCCGGTGGACCTGGACTTCGATCGGGGCCCCTGACCGGAGTGACCAGAGGCAGCGGAGCGGACGGACGCTGGACGCTTCAGCGTGCGACGCGGCACACGCGCGCGTGTCAGCCGGCCTCGACCTCGGTCGGCGCCGCGGCGGCGTCCGAGGCCGTCGAGTGAAGGTGCATGAGCGTGACGGCATCGCGGAGCGCGCCCGTGGGCGTCTCGACCGGCGCGTAGTGGTGCGTGAACCCGTGCTCGTCGACGACGGTGATCGTGACCATCGCGAAGCCGCGCCGGGGCAGCTTGGAGTCGATGCGAGCGAGGCGAGCAGACTTCATGCTTCACAGGCTATGGGCACGCACCGACATTCGATCTGAGGCGAGGTCCTGTGTCGACGAGCCGGCTTGCGAGGTGTTGCCCCGAGACGCACCCGCTGCGGCGTTGCGCTCTCGGCGCGGGCGCCGCGGCCGCGAAGATGCTCGAATGAGCGACGGCGCATCGCACGTGACACGCGCGGCATACGACGAGGTGGTGTCCTCGCCGCGCGTGGCTGAGGGGCGGGCATCGCGTCGGGCGGTTGCGACTCCCCTGCGGCCGCGCGGCACGCACGGAAGCCCCACGTTCTCTGGCGGCTGCCAGGGAACGCGGGGCTTTCGTCCGTGTCGTGAAGCGTCACGTCAGCTGATCTTCTTCCGGTAGATCGACATCGCGATGAAGTACGCGACGACGAGGATGCCGACGCACCAGGCGAGCGCCACCCACAGGTCGGAGCCCACCGGCTGCCCGCTGAAGATGGCTCGCAGCGAGTTGACGATCGAGGTGACCGGCTGGTTGTCGGCGAACCACTGCACGGGCGCCGGCATCGAGTTCGTCGGGACGAACGCCGAGCTGATGAACGGCAGGAAGATGAGCGGGTACGAGAACGCGCTCGCACCGTCGACCGTCTTCGCTGCGAGGCCCGCGATCACCGCGACCCACGTCAGCGCCAGCGTGAACAGTGCCAGGATGCCGATCACGGCGAGCCAGTCCAGCACGCTCGCTCCGGTGCGGAACCCCATGAGCAGCGCCACGCCCACGACGATCGCGAGCGACACGAGGTTCGCCACGAGCGAGGTCAGCACGTGCGCCCACAACGAGCTCGAACGGGCGATCGGCATGGACTGGAACCGCTCGAAGATCCCGCCCTGCAGGTCGAGGAACAGCCGGTACGCGGTGTACGCGATGCCCGACGCGATCGTGATGAGCAGGATGCCCGGAAGCATGTAGTCGATGTACGACGTCTTCGAGCCGAGGTCGATGGCGCCGCCGAACACGTACGTGAACAGCAGCATCAGGGCGACCGGGGTGACGGCGGTGGTGATGATGGTGTCGGGGCTGCGCAGGATGTGGCGCAGCGAACGGCCGGTGAGGATGGCGGTGTCGCCGAAGAAATGCGTGGTGGACATCATCGCTCCTTCGTGGTCTGAGCGGGAACGGCGGCCTCATCGGTGGCGCCGTCGTCTCCGGTGATGGCGAGGAAGACCTCCTCGAGGGTGGGCTGCTTCTCGACGTACTCGACCTTCGCGGCCGGCAGCAGCTGCTTCAGCTCCGCGAGGGTGCCGTTGACGATGATGCGGCCCTTGTGCAGGATCGCGATCCGGTCGGCCAGCTGCTCGGCCTCGTCGAGGTACTGCGTGGTCAGCAGCACCGTGGTGCCGTTGTTCGCGAGCTCCTTGACGGTCTGCCACACCTCGATGCGCGCCTGAGGGTCCAGGCCCGTGGTGGGCTCGTCGAGGAAGATCACCGGCGGGTTGCCGATGAGGCTCATCGCGATGTCGAGCCGGCGGCGCATGCCGCCGGAGTACGTCGCGGCCTTGCGGGCGCCGGCCTCGGTCAGCGAGAACCGGGCGAGCAGGTCGTCGGCGATCTTGCCGGGGTTGCGCAGATGGCGCAGCTTCGCCACCAGCACCAGGTTCTCGCGGCCGCTGAGGACCTCGTCGACGGCGGCGAACTGCCCGGTCAGGCTGATCGACTCCCGCACGCTCTGCGACTGCGACGCGACATCGAACCCGTTCACACGGGCGGCGCCCGCGTCGGCCTTCAGCAGCGTCGAGAGGATGCGGACCGCGGTGGTCTTGCCGGCGCCGTTCGAGCCGAGCAGGGCGAAGATGCTGCCCCGCGCGACGTCGAAGTCGACGCCCCGCAGAACCTTCACGTCCTTGTACGCCTTCTCCAGGCCCTTCACCTGGATCGCGGGTGCTGTTGCGGTGGTCATTTCGTCTCCTCACGCTCTGCGGCGTCGATCGCCTTGATGAGGCGCTCGCGCTCCTTGTCGATCCAGTGACGCCCGCTGTACGACTGGGCGAAGGTCTCGGCGAACTCGATGGGGTCGTCGCCGACGATCTCGCGGACGGGAGTGCCGTCGGCGGCCGCGCGGTCCCACAGGTCGGCGAGATCGCCGAACATGGTGACCATCGTGTCGCCGTCGGTGACGCCGCCGTAGTACATGAAGTACCGGTGGAGCGCCTTCGCCGCGGTGCGGTACGGTTCGGGAAGGCCCTCGATGCGGGCCATGGTCTGCTTGTACTGCTTCTTCTGCTCGAGCGACCCGGTGAGGGTCTCGATCCACTTGGCGGCCATCAGTTCTCTCCTTCTTCGGTGCCTGGTGCGGTGTCGGTGTGGAGCTGTTCGATGCGTCCTGCGAGGAAGCTCCATGTCCTCCAGAACTCGGCGAGCTGGTCCTGTCCCTGTGCGTTGAGGGAGTACACCTTTCGCGGTGGACCCTTCTCGGACGGGACCTTCTCCACGTCCACCAGGCCCCTCTGCTCGATCCTGACCAGCAGCGCGTAAACCGTCCCCTCGACGATCTCCGAGAAGCCCAGCTCTCGAAGTCGTGCCGTGATCTCGTATCCGTACGCGGGTCGTGCCGCGAGCGTCGCCAGCACGATGCCTTCGAGCGTGCCCTTGAGCATCTCGGTCAGCTGATTCGCCATCGTGATCACCTCCTCCTAACTACTCGGTGTTGCTGAGTACCACTAAACGGTAACACTAGGTACCGGTACTTGGCAACACTGAATAGTGAGTTTTTTCGGCGCACCGCGAAGCGAGCTTCTTCGGCGCACCACGAAGAGAGGGACGGGGGTGTCAGCGGGCGGCGTCCCACCACTCCAGGACGCGCGTGCCGAACAGCGTGAGCCAACGCGAGGGCTCGCCCTCGCCGGCATCGACGCCGAACCACGTGCGACCCCGCAGCGGCGTCGTCTGCAGCCACGTGCCGTCGGGCTGCCGGGCGGCGCGCACCGCGTCGACGGCGTCGGCGAGACGCGGATCCGGCGCGGTTCCCTCGAGCAGCGCGGCGTCGCGGAAATGGTCGAGTGCGGCGAGCGCGCTGTAGCGATGCCGATTCGGGTGGACGAACCTCGTGACGAAGTCCCCCACCACCTCGCCGGTCGACGCGCGGTACATCAGCCGGCGCGACAGCAGGTACTCCTCGCCGCCGTGGCGGG comes from Microbacterium cremeum and encodes:
- the helR gene encoding RNA polymerase recycling motor ATPase HelR, which codes for MNPVETSPFHLPERLAEKADPALISDDERHFTAVAEALDRSIAALTARLDDVRRQAGGRGQAALDRDLEVHRLSARLRALRRFSLDACLGRMVPADGSAPIYIGRFGLSADPGDGLDAEAAHRRLLVDWRTPAAEPFFAATHANPMGLASRRRYRWTGGRVTDYWDEAFTLEGLERGAALDDQSAFIASLGASRSPRMRDVLGTIQADQDAIIRADSRGALVVDGGPGTGKTVVALHRAAYLVYSDPRLGTGRGGVLFVGPSPAYLSYVEDVLPSLGEESVQTCTLRDLVAEGAQALPEPDPAVARLKSDTRLVEAIEPAVALYEEPPAQALLVETPWADLWLSPDDWAEAFASAEPGTPHNEARDQIWETVLDILVDQVDPDEVPPHQLRRALAGHDELTRAFAKAWPLVEASVVVADLWSLPAYLRRCAPWLTAGEVAALQRAVPDAWTVSDLPLLDAARTRLGDPEASRRRRRREATLAAERAYMAQVVDRLKEAGDEMMQWLDGEDLRNSLVDEAVVATLDPDLLAGPFAHIIVDEAQELTDADWRMLLSRCPSRSFTIVGDRAQARHGFGESWQERLERAGLADVSIASLSVNYRTPSEVMTEAEPVIRAAIPDANVPLSIRSSGVPVRHALVSERDSVVDEWLAAHPDGTAVVIGDPSFEPRDRVRSLTPELAKGLEFDLVVLVEPERFGDGIEGAVDRYVAMTRATERLVVLHSGAPAQGAAA
- a CDS encoding ABC transporter permease translates to MSTTHFFGDTAILTGRSLRHILRSPDTIITTAVTPVALMLLFTYVFGGAIDLGSKTSYIDYMLPGILLITIASGIAYTAYRLFLDLQGGIFERFQSMPIARSSSLWAHVLTSLVANLVSLAIVVGVALLMGFRTGASVLDWLAVIGILALFTLALTWVAVIAGLAAKTVDGASAFSYPLIFLPFISSAFVPTNSMPAPVQWFADNQPVTSIVNSLRAIFSGQPVGSDLWVALAWCVGILVVAYFIAMSIYRKKIS
- a CDS encoding ABC transporter ATP-binding protein, yielding MTTATAPAIQVKGLEKAYKDVKVLRGVDFDVARGSIFALLGSNGAGKTTAVRILSTLLKADAGAARVNGFDVASQSQSVRESISLTGQFAAVDEVLSGRENLVLVAKLRHLRNPGKIADDLLARFSLTEAGARKAATYSGGMRRRLDIAMSLIGNPPVIFLDEPTTGLDPQARIEVWQTVKELANNGTTVLLTTQYLDEAEQLADRIAILHKGRIIVNGTLAELKQLLPAAKVEYVEKQPTLEEVFLAITGDDGATDEAAVPAQTTKER
- a CDS encoding DUF1048 domain-containing protein, which encodes MAAKWIETLTGSLEQKKQYKQTMARIEGLPEPYRTAAKALHRYFMYYGGVTDGDTMVTMFGDLADLWDRAAADGTPVREIVGDDPIEFAETFAQSYSGRHWIDKERERLIKAIDAAEREETK
- a CDS encoding PadR family transcriptional regulator, which codes for MANQLTEMLKGTLEGIVLATLAARPAYGYEITARLRELGFSEIVEGTVYALLVRIEQRGLVDVEKVPSEKGPPRKVYSLNAQGQDQLAEFWRTWSFLAGRIEQLHTDTAPGTEEGEN